The proteins below come from a single Xenopus tropicalis strain Nigerian chromosome 9, UCB_Xtro_10.0, whole genome shotgun sequence genomic window:
- the dnajc10 gene encoding dnaJ homolog subfamily C member 10, giving the protein MERSLNTTTSSCVLKRTILYLILISLAALVYCDKDYYDLLGVSRGATNREIRQAFKKLALKLHPDKNQNDPQAHDKFLKINRAYEVLKDEDLRKKYDKYGEKGLDDQQQGGYESWSFYQYDFGIYDDDLEIVTLDRAEFDGAVNSGEVWFINFYSPGCSHCHTLAPTWRKFAKEMDGLLRIGAVNCGDNRGLCRSQGINGYPSLCIYKAGMNPVKYHGERSKDQLVRFAMPYVSSTVKELWAGNFRSSIENAFSSGVGWLITFCSDIGDCLTSQTRLKLAGMLEGLANVGWMDCATQADLCDNLEITASVTVYFPPGSTLMDKEKGDVLFLDSLDAREIYKDVLNRLPDLETISPESLQGRLSHHRWLIFFTFGTTEHSILPEFKKLSVLLRSENVQVGKFDCHSSPSICSHLYIHKPCIAAFKGKGISAYEIHHGKVQLYDLVSFAKESVSSHVITLGPTNFPGKDTDAWLVDFFAPWCPPCRALLPELRKASKSLFGQIKFGTLDCTIHEGLCNMHDIRAYPTTVVFNQSIIHEYDGHNNAEEILEFIEDLRNPSVVTLTPETFNSLVRRDEVWMVDFYAPWCGPCQALMPEWKRMARLLNGYISVGSVDCQKYNVFCSQERVNAFPEIRLYPVKTNSPYNFYRYTGWHRDSQSLRSWALMYLPKASFDLTPEDFYTHVIDGKDHWVIDFYAPWCGPCQNFAPEFELLARTVKGKIKAGKVNCQAHEYLCNYVSVNAYPTVRLYPYTGLKQKDLFGEQINTKDAKEIAQIITGRIEAIKQVMGSKNKDEL; this is encoded by the exons ATGGAACGCTCACTCAACACCACAACCAGCAGTTGCGTATTAAAAAGGAcaattttgtacttgatcctgataTCTCTGGCTGCACTTGTCTACTGTGATAAAGACTACTATGATTTACTGGGTGTGTCAAGAGGAGCAACCAACAGAGAGATAAGACAGGCGTTTAAGAAGTTGGCTCTAAAACTACATCCTGATAAAAATCAG AATGATCCACAAGCGCAtgataaatttttaaaaataaaccgGGCATATGAAGTGTTAAAAGATGAAGATCTCAGAAAGAAGTATGATAAATATGGAGAGAAAGGCCTTGATGACCAACAGCAAGGAGGATACGAGAGCTGGAGTTTCTACCAATACGATTTTG GTATTTATGATGATGACCTGGAAATTGTCACTTTGGATAGAGCAGAGTTTG ATGGTGCAGTCAATTCAGGAGAGGTGTGGTTCATCAATTTCTATTCACCTGGATGTTCACATTGTCACACTCTGGCACCAACG tggcGAAAGTTTGCCAAAGAAATGGATGGACTCCTCCGAATAGGAGCAGTTAACTGTGGTGATAACAGAGGGCTCTGTAGAAGCCAAGGAATTAATGGCTACCCAAGTCTCTGCATTTACAAAGCTGGAATG aatccAGTTAAGTACCATGGGGAACGTTCCAAAGATCAACTGGTTAGGTTTGCAATGCCGTATGTTTCCAGTACTGTAAAAGAATTATGGGCAG GAAACTTCAGAAGTTCCATAGAGAATGCCTTCTCTTCTGGTGTTGGCTGGCTAATCACTTTCTGTAGTGATATAGGAG attGCCTAACTTCACAAACAAGGTTAAAGCTTGCAGGAATGCTG GAAGGTCTTGCCAATGTGGGATGGATGGACTGTGCTACCCAGGCTGATCTCTGTGACAATTTGGAAATTACTGCAAGTGTTACCGTTTACTTCCCACCTGGTTCCACATTAATGGACAAGGAGAAAGGCGATGTtttg ttTCTTGATTCTTTAGATGCAAGAGAGATCTATAAAGATGTGCTTAATCGCCTTCCTGATTTGGAAACTATTTCTCCAGAATCTTTACAG ggCAGGTTATCCCATCATCGCTGGCTTATTTTCTTTACTTTTGGAACAACTGAGCACTCGATTCTTCCAGAGTTCAAGAAGCTGAGTGTTCTTCTCCGTAGTGAAAATGTCCAG GTTGGCAAGTTTGACTGTCATTCCAGCCCTTCAATTTGCAGTCATCTTTATATTCACAAGCCATGTATTGCTGCATTCAAAGGGAAAGGCATTAGCGCCTATGAAATACACCATG gGAAAGTGCAGCTGTATGATTTGGTCTCTTTTGCCAAAGAAAGTGTCAGTTCCCATGTCATTACACTGGGACCCACAAATTTTCCAGGAAAAGACACAGATGCTTGGCTTGTTGACTTCTTTGCTCCT TGGTGCCCTCCATGCCGTGCATTGCTGCCAGAACTCAGGAAAGCATCTAAAAGTCTTTTTGGCCAGATAAAGTTTGGAACTTTGGACTGTACCATCCATGAAGGACTCTGCAACATG cacGACATAAGAGCATATCCCACAACAGTAGTGTTTAACCAGTCCATTATCCATGAATATGACGGCCATAATAATGCTGAAGAGATTCTTGAGTTTATAGAG GACCTTCGTAATCCTTCAGTTGTCACTCTCACACCGGAGACTTTTAATTCACTGGTGAGAAGAGATGAGGTCTGGATGGTGGATTTCTACGCTCCATGGTGTGGGCCGTGCCAAGCTCTGATGCCAGAGTGGAAACGCATGGCAAGG CTTTTAAATGGCTATATCAGCGTTGGAAGTGTGGATTGCCAGAAGTACAACGTATTCTGCTCTCAAGAACGTGTAAATGCCTTTCCAGAGATTCGACTTTACCCAGTAAAAACGAATTCCCCATATAACTTCTA TCGATATACTGGCTGGCACAGAGATTCACAGTCACTTAGAAGTTGGGCACTTAT GTACCTGCCTAAAGCATCATTTGACCTAACCCCAGAGGATTTTTATACACATGTGATCGATGGAAAAGATCACTGGGTCATAGATTTCTATGCCCCCTGGTGTGGCCCATGCCAGAACTTTGCTCCAGAATTTGAATTGCTAGCAAGA ACTGTTAAAGGTAAAATTAAAGCTGGAAAAGTGAACTGTCAGGCCCATGAGTATCTCTGCAATTATGTATCCGTCAATGCATATCCAACTGTTAGGCTGTACCCTTATACAGGATTAAAGCAG AAAGATTTGTTCGGGGAACAAATAAACACCAAAGATGCAAAAGAAATAGCCCAAATCATAACAGGAAGAATAGAAGCAATTAAACAGGTGATGGGATCAAAGAATAAG gatgaaTTGTGA